A DNA window from Rossellomorea marisflavi contains the following coding sequences:
- a CDS encoding YhgE/Pip domain-containing protein has protein sequence MFKSAGSEFKAIFKNKKLLIPIIAVLLIPVMYSGMFLWAFWDPYEQLSDLPVAIVNNDEGADFEGQSLEIGSELVKKLKDSDQFDFHFVNEKDGYKNLEKQKYYMLVEIPKDFSKNGTTLLEEHPTKLALKYVPNESFNFLSAQIGETAMKEIKASLSKSVSETYAETMFDKIGELGDGFKTASDSASDINKGAGDLAKGAGSLKENLTTLAEKNVEMNNGVEKTRSGAKSLADGSSELLGGMGQLSENYGKLYNGSEDIQAGINSLSSGLVQSSEGLTQVDQGLQSAIDNTGKLQTGAQELTGKIGELQEGAGKVNTGAEQVNAGSKQLKEQLTPLLATLPAEQRAALEGALNQLTEGTASLQQGTGALQEGAGALKTGAGTLASGLGALNEGQNSLLSGVNQLESGSAALQEGAGKLQAGQGEIMSNFALLNGKLNEARDGTQRLAAGAGELSAGMDQLYDGSSQLTEGSRQLADGSAKLADGSTKLSEGTGEYDEKLKEASEKANSVKPNEETADMMAAPVDVKNEKINHVPNYGTGFTPYFLSLGLFVGALLISIVYPLREPAGIPSNGGSWFFGKLMVLATVGIIQSIVAVAILLWGLGLEVESVPLFLLFSVVTSFTFLALIQMLVTILGDPGRFVAIVILILQLTTSAGTFPLELIPTALQPISALLPMTYSVAGFKAVISSGDMTVMWNNLGILFGYAAVFAVITLTFFIVKFKKQADQPAEA, from the coding sequence ATGTTTAAATCTGCGGGCTCAGAATTTAAAGCCATTTTCAAAAATAAAAAATTATTGATACCGATCATCGCGGTCCTCCTCATACCGGTCATGTACAGCGGTATGTTCCTATGGGCCTTCTGGGATCCATATGAACAGCTGAGCGATCTGCCGGTTGCCATCGTGAATAACGATGAAGGCGCCGACTTCGAGGGGCAGTCACTTGAAATCGGTTCTGAGCTGGTCAAGAAGCTGAAAGACAGTGATCAGTTCGACTTTCACTTTGTAAATGAGAAGGATGGATACAAAAATCTCGAGAAACAGAAATACTATATGCTGGTGGAGATTCCGAAGGACTTCTCAAAGAACGGGACGACATTGCTTGAGGAGCATCCCACAAAGCTTGCGTTGAAGTATGTACCGAATGAAAGCTTCAACTTTTTGTCCGCCCAGATCGGCGAGACTGCAATGAAAGAAATCAAAGCGAGTCTGTCCAAGTCTGTTTCTGAAACATATGCAGAAACGATGTTCGATAAAATCGGAGAGCTTGGAGACGGGTTCAAAACGGCGAGTGATTCCGCCTCTGACATTAATAAGGGGGCAGGAGATCTGGCAAAAGGGGCAGGAAGCCTCAAGGAAAACCTGACAACCCTTGCTGAAAAAAATGTGGAAATGAATAATGGTGTCGAGAAGACCCGCTCAGGTGCCAAGTCTCTGGCTGACGGTTCAAGCGAGCTGTTGGGAGGCATGGGGCAGCTTTCTGAAAACTACGGAAAACTATATAACGGATCCGAGGATATTCAGGCCGGAATCAACAGCCTGTCCTCCGGTTTGGTCCAGAGCAGTGAGGGATTGACCCAGGTGGACCAAGGCCTTCAATCCGCTATCGACAATACGGGAAAACTCCAAACGGGTGCCCAGGAACTAACAGGTAAAATCGGTGAACTGCAGGAAGGGGCGGGCAAGGTGAATACAGGTGCTGAGCAGGTTAACGCCGGTTCGAAGCAGCTGAAGGAACAGTTGACACCACTCCTTGCCACTCTCCCTGCTGAACAGAGAGCCGCTTTGGAAGGGGCATTGAACCAACTGACCGAGGGTACAGCATCCCTTCAACAAGGAACAGGTGCCCTCCAAGAAGGAGCAGGTGCCCTTAAGACGGGAGCGGGTACGCTTGCTTCAGGACTCGGTGCCTTGAATGAAGGACAAAATTCATTGCTTTCTGGGGTGAATCAGCTTGAAAGTGGATCGGCAGCCCTCCAAGAGGGAGCGGGCAAACTTCAGGCCGGCCAAGGCGAGATCATGAGCAATTTCGCGCTCCTCAACGGAAAGCTGAATGAAGCCAGAGACGGGACTCAGCGTCTTGCTGCAGGTGCCGGAGAGTTAAGTGCCGGTATGGATCAGCTGTATGATGGATCAAGCCAACTGACGGAAGGATCCAGACAGCTCGCAGATGGATCAGCTAAGCTGGCGGATGGATCGACTAAACTTTCTGAAGGAACCGGTGAGTACGATGAAAAACTGAAGGAAGCATCGGAAAAAGCCAACAGCGTCAAACCGAATGAAGAAACCGCCGACATGATGGCGGCTCCAGTCGATGTGAAAAATGAAAAGATCAATCATGTACCGAACTATGGTACAGGGTTTACACCTTATTTCCTTTCACTTGGACTATTCGTCGGTGCATTGCTGATCTCAATCGTCTACCCGTTAAGGGAACCTGCAGGCATTCCTTCCAATGGAGGAAGCTGGTTCTTCGGTAAACTCATGGTCCTTGCAACCGTAGGGATCATCCAATCGATTGTAGCAGTCGCCATTCTCCTTTGGGGACTCGGGCTTGAAGTGGAAAGTGTACCGCTGTTCCTTCTATTCTCAGTGGTGACAAGTTTCACATTCCTTGCTCTTATCCAGATGCTTGTGACGATCCTTGGAGACCCGGGACGCTTCGTTGCCATCGTGATCCTGATTCTTCAATTGACTACGAGTGCAGGAACATTCCCGCTGGAACTGATTCCTACCGCTCTTCAGCCGATCAGTGCACTATTGCCGATGACCTATTCGGTGGCAGGGTTCAAGGCGGTCATCTCAAGCGGGGATATGACGGTCATGTGGAATAATCTCGGCATCCTCTTTGGATATGCAGCAGTATTTGCGGTGATTACGTTGACATTCTTCATTGTGAAGTTCAAGAAACAGGCAGATCAACCCGCAGAAGCATAA
- a CDS encoding FixH family protein, which produces MKKAWMILIGAAIMLAACGQGNDTSSDGGEMQKPIDAQIDIPKEADKGEKVTLAVTVTQDDKAVDDAGELEFEVWPKDKKEDSEMVEAKHDKEGLYKGETTFDQDGTYVVQAHVTARDMHTMPKEEITIGNGGDHEHHHEGSDTSIHFMAPDELKASQDEVFTVHVENDKKPLTGAEVRLEISQEGVEKHEWIDGTEKGNGEYEVKHTFPEAGEYMVKVHVTKGDEVHDHIMETVKVD; this is translated from the coding sequence ATGAAAAAAGCATGGATGATTCTGATTGGTGCTGCCATTATGTTGGCCGCATGCGGTCAAGGAAATGACACGTCGTCGGACGGCGGAGAAATGCAAAAGCCGATCGATGCCCAAATCGATATTCCTAAAGAAGCAGATAAAGGGGAGAAGGTGACCCTAGCCGTTACGGTGACCCAAGATGATAAAGCGGTGGATGATGCAGGGGAACTTGAATTTGAAGTATGGCCGAAAGATAAAAAAGAAGATAGTGAAATGGTAGAAGCAAAACATGATAAAGAAGGACTCTATAAAGGGGAAACGACATTCGATCAGGATGGTACATATGTTGTGCAGGCTCATGTGACCGCCCGGGATATGCATACGATGCCAAAGGAAGAAATTACGATCGGCAATGGGGGAGATCATGAGCATCACCATGAAGGAAGCGACACCTCCATCCACTTCATGGCACCGGACGAACTGAAAGCCTCTCAAGATGAAGTCTTTACCGTTCATGTGGAAAATGACAAAAAACCATTGACCGGGGCGGAGGTAAGGCTTGAAATTTCCCAGGAAGGCGTCGAAAAACATGAATGGATCGACGGAACAGAAAAAGGGAATGGAGAATACGAAGTGAAACACACATTCCCTGAAGCGGGGGAATATATGGTGAAGGTCCATGTGACCAAAGGGGACGAGGTCCACGACCACATCATGGAAACCGTAAAAGTCGATTAA
- the yhfH gene encoding protein YhfH: MVKNIMEFFRNLPPKSCAQCGDEIEEQHECYGIYCEKCTTDYEY, encoded by the coding sequence ATGGTAAAAAACATTATGGAGTTTTTCAGGAACCTGCCGCCAAAGTCTTGTGCCCAATGCGGGGATGAAATCGAAGAACAGCACGAATGCTACGGCATATACTGCGAGAAGTGCACGACAGACTACGAGTATTGA
- a CDS encoding MBL fold metallo-hydrolase, with protein MKLTVIGHWGGYPKAGEASSGYIVEHDGFRLLIDCGSGVLSRLQTHFPVSQLDAAILSHYHPDHVADIGVLQHALLIQSFLGTKKKLPVYGHREDEQGFRSLAYRDVMEGIEYKGDSSVSVGPFTITFVKTRHPAPCYAMRIEAGGKVLYYTGDTSFTESLIPLAHQADLLLCECNFYGGMDGSGAGHMTSIDAGRLAHHAGATRLVLTHLPHFGNLQQLVDEAGTVFNGTIELAAMNKEWII; from the coding sequence ATGAAACTTACTGTTATCGGGCATTGGGGAGGTTACCCGAAAGCCGGGGAGGCAAGCTCCGGATACATAGTGGAACATGACGGATTCCGATTACTGATCGACTGTGGCAGTGGGGTGCTCTCAAGGCTTCAGACCCATTTCCCTGTCAGTCAGCTTGATGCCGCCATCCTTTCACACTATCACCCCGATCATGTGGCGGATATCGGTGTTCTTCAGCATGCTCTCCTGATCCAGTCTTTTCTTGGAACGAAGAAAAAACTGCCGGTCTATGGACATCGCGAAGACGAGCAGGGATTCCGCTCGCTTGCATATCGGGATGTGATGGAGGGGATCGAATATAAAGGGGACTCAAGCGTTTCAGTCGGCCCCTTTACCATCACCTTCGTGAAGACGCGTCATCCTGCCCCGTGCTATGCCATGAGGATCGAGGCTGGAGGGAAGGTCCTGTATTATACGGGAGACACATCTTTTACTGAATCCCTTATCCCTCTTGCCCATCAGGCTGATCTACTGCTGTGTGAATGTAATTTCTATGGTGGGATGGATGGTTCGGGAGCCGGTCACATGACGAGCATCGATGCAGGACGACTCGCCCATCATGCCGGTGCTACACGACTTGTCCTGACTCACCTCCCGCATTTCGGAAATCTTCAGCAACTGGTGGATGAAGCAGGAACAGTCTTCAACGGGACCATCGAACTTGCCGCCATGAATAAAGAATGGATCATATAG
- a CDS encoding lipoate--protein ligase: protein MQFIDNKGITDPRINLAIEEYALKNLDINESYLLFYINEPSIIIGKNQNTIEEINTDYVEKQGLHVVRRLSGGGAVYHDLGNLNFSFITKDDGDSFHNFKKFTEPVIEALNKLGVKAELSGRNDILAEGRKISGNAQFSTRGRMFSHGTLLFDSEMENVVSALRVKKDKIESKGIKSIRSRVANISEFLEEKMTIEEFRSTLLKYIFNDSDVEEYVLTDEDWDRIHALSKERYQNWDWNYGKSPSFNLQHSHRFPVGQIDVRLEVKKGTIENCKIYGDFFGVGNVDEIEEKLTGIRYERNEIERVLEAVDIQHYFGKVTKEEFIDLVY from the coding sequence ATGCAATTCATCGACAATAAAGGCATCACCGATCCGCGGATCAATCTGGCCATAGAGGAATACGCCCTTAAGAATCTTGATATCAATGAGAGCTATCTGTTGTTCTATATCAATGAGCCTTCCATCATCATCGGGAAAAACCAGAATACCATTGAAGAAATCAACACAGACTATGTGGAAAAGCAAGGTCTGCATGTTGTCCGTCGCCTCTCGGGCGGAGGGGCCGTCTATCATGATCTCGGCAATCTGAACTTCAGCTTCATCACAAAGGACGATGGTGACAGCTTCCACAACTTCAAGAAGTTCACCGAACCGGTGATCGAAGCATTGAATAAACTGGGCGTCAAAGCGGAGCTGAGTGGAAGGAATGATATCCTTGCAGAAGGAAGGAAGATTTCCGGAAATGCCCAGTTCTCTACGAGGGGCCGCATGTTCAGCCACGGTACACTGCTGTTCGATTCGGAAATGGAAAACGTTGTATCTGCCCTCCGGGTGAAAAAGGACAAGATAGAATCGAAAGGCATCAAATCAATCCGGAGCCGGGTAGCAAACATTTCCGAGTTCCTGGAAGAAAAAATGACGATCGAAGAATTCAGGTCCACCCTTCTCAAGTACATTTTCAATGACAGCGATGTAGAGGAGTATGTCTTGACCGATGAGGACTGGGATCGCATTCACGCCTTGTCCAAGGAACGCTATCAGAACTGGGATTGGAATTATGGGAAATCTCCTTCGTTCAATCTGCAGCACTCCCATCGCTTCCCTGTCGGTCAGATCGATGTGAGATTGGAAGTGAAGAAGGGCACCATTGAAAACTGCAAGATATACGGGGATTTCTTCGGAGTCGGCAATGTGGATGAAATTGAAGAAAAGCTCACCGGTATCCGCTATGAGCGCAACGAAATTGAACGGGTTCTAGAAGCTGTGGATATCCAGCATTACTTCGGAAAAGTGACGAAAGAGGAATTTATCGATTTAGTGTACTGA
- a CDS encoding fatty acid--CoA ligase family protein, whose amino-acid sequence MNIASRLKEVSQDKGEKIAYHFLDASVSYRELDDSVSRFAGGLESLGLEKGDHIALILGNSPHFVIGLYGALRLGLRVIPINPIYTPDEIGYILRNGDVKAVITLDLMVPLMGKLESLLQTVDHVILCESGDERAKGVDLERIGLLNPKMKSFTSVISLGGTNFEGVEAEEDDTAIILYTSGTTGRPKGAMLTHKNVYSNAWDVGTYLQMSEEDRVITALPMFHVFCLTVALNAPLMMGATILIAPKFSPKGIFGLSRLHKPTVFAGVPTMYNFLYQYPDGDPDDLSSLRLCISGGASMPVALLKNFEQKFNVMISEGYGLSEASPVTCFNPLDRPRKPGSIGTSIMSIKNKVVNELGEEVSPGQVGELIVNGPNVMKGYYNMEEETQAAIRDGWLYTGDLARMDEEGYFYIVDRKKELIIVGGFNVYPREIEEVLYDHPEIVEAAVIGVPHPEKGEAVSCYVVRKNASLSEEEVMAYCRERLAKYKLPSSIEFLEELPKNTTGKILRRALKAQVLNS is encoded by the coding sequence ATGAATATTGCTTCACGATTAAAGGAGGTTTCACAGGACAAAGGGGAGAAGATCGCGTATCATTTCCTGGATGCATCGGTCTCATATAGGGAGCTTGATGATTCGGTTTCCCGCTTTGCCGGGGGTCTAGAGAGTCTCGGTTTGGAGAAGGGGGATCACATTGCTCTTATACTGGGAAACTCGCCACATTTCGTCATTGGTCTATACGGCGCTCTTCGCTTAGGATTAAGGGTCATTCCGATCAATCCGATTTATACGCCTGATGAAATCGGGTACATATTGCGTAACGGGGATGTGAAGGCAGTCATCACATTGGATCTCATGGTCCCTCTTATGGGGAAACTCGAGTCACTCCTTCAGACTGTTGATCACGTCATCCTCTGTGAATCAGGGGACGAGAGGGCAAAAGGGGTGGACCTCGAACGGATCGGTTTGTTGAATCCAAAAATGAAATCGTTTACAAGTGTGATCTCCTTGGGAGGAACGAACTTTGAAGGGGTAGAGGCTGAAGAAGATGATACAGCCATCATTCTTTATACATCCGGAACAACGGGAAGGCCGAAAGGAGCCATGCTTACACATAAGAATGTGTATTCAAATGCATGGGATGTCGGAACGTACCTGCAGATGAGTGAAGAAGATCGTGTCATCACGGCCCTTCCCATGTTCCATGTGTTCTGTCTTACAGTGGCACTCAATGCCCCGCTTATGATGGGTGCGACCATCCTCATCGCCCCGAAGTTCAGCCCAAAGGGGATCTTCGGATTATCCAGGCTACATAAACCGACTGTTTTTGCCGGTGTACCGACCATGTATAATTTCCTCTACCAGTACCCTGATGGAGATCCCGATGATCTCAGTTCTCTCAGGCTCTGTATATCCGGGGGAGCTTCCATGCCTGTGGCCCTCTTGAAAAACTTCGAGCAGAAGTTCAACGTCATGATTTCAGAAGGATACGGTTTATCCGAGGCCTCACCGGTGACCTGTTTCAATCCACTTGATCGTCCAAGAAAGCCCGGTTCGATCGGAACATCAATCATGAGCATCAAGAATAAAGTCGTCAATGAACTCGGAGAAGAGGTCTCTCCGGGGCAAGTGGGGGAATTGATTGTAAACGGGCCGAACGTGATGAAGGGTTATTATAACATGGAGGAAGAAACCCAAGCAGCCATCAGGGACGGTTGGCTTTACACCGGTGACCTGGCCCGCATGGATGAAGAGGGGTATTTCTATATCGTGGATCGGAAAAAAGAGCTGATCATCGTCGGTGGATTCAATGTGTATCCAAGGGAAATAGAAGAAGTGCTGTATGATCACCCGGAAATCGTGGAAGCGGCCGTCATCGGGGTCCCGCATCCCGAGAAAGGGGAAGCCGTGAGCTGTTACGTCGTGAGGAAAAATGCGTCTCTGTCGGAAGAAGAGGTGATGGCGTATTGTCGTGAGCGATTGGCAAAATACAAACTGCCTTCCTCCATTGAATTCCTCGAGGAACTGCCAAAGAATACGACCGGCAAAATTCTGAGGAGGGCGTTGAAAGCACAGGTGCTGAATTCCTGA
- a CDS encoding enoyl-CoA hydratase-related protein, with product MEYILLEQRDHVAVVTINRPDAMNAFHYDSLHELQQIVESLRLNPDVRAVIFTGSGEKAFSVGADLKERKTLTDQQVVRNVYKIGEVFNEVAMLPQPTIAAMNGYAFGGGMELALACDFRLAVEGTSMGLTETSLAIIPGAGGTQRLPRLIGESKALELILTAKRLTSEEALDVGLVNRVIAKDLFMEEVYDFIDPMLNNGPIAVQQAKYAVKSGMNVDLQTGLQIERKAYERLIPTEDRVEALLAFSQKRKAEFKGK from the coding sequence ATGGAATACATTCTGTTGGAACAAAGGGATCACGTGGCGGTGGTGACGATCAACCGTCCGGATGCCATGAACGCCTTTCATTATGATTCCCTGCATGAATTGCAGCAAATCGTGGAATCTCTCAGGCTGAACCCTGATGTACGAGCGGTGATCTTCACTGGTAGCGGGGAGAAAGCATTCAGTGTAGGGGCCGACCTGAAAGAACGCAAGACCCTTACGGATCAGCAGGTCGTCCGGAACGTATACAAGATCGGAGAAGTATTCAATGAAGTGGCCATGCTGCCGCAGCCGACCATTGCAGCCATGAATGGATATGCATTCGGCGGGGGGATGGAACTTGCACTGGCATGTGATTTCCGCCTTGCGGTGGAGGGCACGTCCATGGGGCTGACCGAAACGAGTCTTGCCATCATACCGGGAGCGGGTGGCACCCAGCGTCTTCCAAGATTGATCGGGGAATCGAAAGCGCTGGAACTGATCCTTACTGCGAAGCGGCTGACTTCCGAGGAAGCGCTTGATGTGGGGTTGGTGAACCGTGTTATCGCTAAAGACCTCTTCATGGAAGAGGTATATGACTTTATTGACCCTATGCTGAATAATGGCCCTATCGCTGTGCAACAGGCAAAATATGCTGTGAAATCCGGTATGAACGTCGACCTTCAGACAGGGCTCCAGATTGAACGAAAGGCTTATGAACGACTGATCCCAACAGAAGATCGTGTGGAAGCACTGTTGGCCTTCAGCCAAAAACGCAAGGCGGAGTTCAAAGGGAAATAA
- a CDS encoding serine/threonine protein kinase: MSHEWKTLIASLEQITVTSTDDNEPVTIRGNYEGFTCVGIGTDAAVFRSPDDPEVAFKVYASTKADKAEAEARVYEALGESSYFPRCYGTYGNILVLSFESGITLFDCVLQGIHIPKHVVDEVEEAREYVRSVGLNPRDIHLKNILLQDGRAKIVDVSEYILEGNDYRWEHLKKGYDEFYSLIDGRAIPFWVVETVRKWYHQWVNRPSTIEDFMAMLSKFIPFNKQ, encoded by the coding sequence ATGTCTCATGAATGGAAAACGCTCATCGCTTCATTAGAACAGATTACCGTCACCTCGACGGATGACAATGAACCGGTGACCATCCGTGGTAACTATGAAGGGTTCACCTGCGTGGGAATCGGGACGGACGCTGCCGTATTCCGCTCCCCTGATGATCCGGAGGTTGCCTTCAAAGTGTATGCATCCACCAAAGCAGATAAAGCCGAGGCGGAAGCCCGGGTCTATGAAGCGCTTGGAGAGTCATCTTATTTTCCCCGCTGTTATGGGACCTATGGGAATATTCTCGTACTGAGTTTTGAATCGGGCATTACGCTATTCGATTGCGTCCTGCAGGGGATTCATATCCCGAAACATGTAGTCGACGAAGTAGAGGAGGCGAGGGAGTATGTAAGGAGCGTCGGTCTGAACCCGAGGGACATCCACTTGAAGAATATCCTGTTGCAAGACGGCAGGGCAAAGATCGTCGATGTTTCAGAGTACATCCTGGAGGGCAATGATTATCGATGGGAGCATCTTAAGAAGGGATACGACGAATTTTATTCGCTGATCGACGGGAGAGCAATCCCCTTCTGGGTCGTTGAAACGGTCCGCAAGTGGTACCATCAATGGGTGAACAGGCCATCTACCATAGAAGACTTCATGGCCATGCTGTCCAAGTTCATTCCCTTTAATAAGCAATAG
- a CDS encoding YeeE/YedE family protein, with the protein MTKVVQPVSEQKGPVQEGKELNPPQIPLVVAGSIVSAILVIYLAFTQDVSQVVLLILGLLLGFTLFHARFGFTSAFRRVMSVGNGQALRAHMLMLAIAVTLFAPILATGFTFFGGQATGYVSPVGVSLLVGAFVFGIGMQLGGGCASGTLYAVGGGRSVMFITLLFFIVGSTVGAYHLPFWTEEMPSFKPFSLATSTGLGYTGAWIVSLIFFALVAWVTLRVEKVKNPPRMAALPTAKGWKRVVRGSWPLMAAAVVLAVLNALTLMTRGTPWGITSAFALWGSKAASSIGIDVASWGYWTGENASALQASIFSDSTTVLNFGVILGAFLASAAGGLFRFNKITGGNAMASVIGGLMMGYGARLAFGCNIGAYFGGIASFSLHGYVWGIVALSGTFLALYLRPIFGLSVPKPKDTFC; encoded by the coding sequence ATGACGAAAGTTGTTCAACCAGTATCAGAGCAGAAAGGTCCGGTCCAAGAAGGGAAAGAGTTGAATCCGCCTCAAATTCCATTGGTGGTCGCAGGCAGCATCGTATCTGCCATACTGGTCATCTATCTCGCTTTCACCCAAGATGTCAGCCAGGTCGTGCTTCTGATTCTCGGTCTCTTATTAGGATTCACCCTATTTCATGCACGCTTTGGCTTCACATCTGCGTTCCGTCGGGTGATGTCGGTGGGGAACGGTCAGGCACTCAGGGCCCACATGCTCATGCTTGCCATCGCGGTCACACTCTTCGCCCCGATCCTTGCTACCGGGTTCACATTTTTCGGCGGACAGGCGACCGGGTATGTCTCTCCTGTAGGAGTGAGTCTCCTCGTCGGTGCCTTCGTGTTCGGAATCGGGATGCAACTGGGGGGCGGATGTGCTTCCGGAACCCTATATGCCGTAGGGGGAGGCCGTTCCGTTATGTTCATCACGCTTCTATTCTTTATTGTCGGTTCGACCGTGGGGGCTTATCATCTTCCTTTCTGGACAGAAGAGATGCCTTCATTCAAGCCGTTCTCCTTGGCCACCTCTACGGGTCTTGGTTACACAGGTGCCTGGATTGTATCCCTCATCTTCTTTGCCCTGGTGGCATGGGTGACGCTGAGGGTCGAGAAGGTGAAGAATCCTCCCCGCATGGCAGCCTTGCCTACTGCAAAAGGATGGAAACGGGTTGTGCGCGGTTCTTGGCCGCTTATGGCTGCGGCTGTCGTCCTCGCTGTACTCAATGCGCTGACGCTCATGACGCGCGGAACCCCTTGGGGAATTACTTCTGCATTTGCCCTGTGGGGTTCAAAAGCGGCATCATCCATTGGGATCGATGTGGCAAGCTGGGGCTACTGGACGGGTGAGAATGCAAGCGCCCTTCAGGCTTCCATCTTCAGTGATTCCACCACCGTGTTGAACTTCGGTGTGATCCTTGGGGCATTCCTCGCCTCGGCTGCAGGTGGTCTTTTCCGTTTCAATAAGATTACGGGCGGGAACGCCATGGCCTCCGTCATCGGCGGGCTGATGATGGGCTATGGTGCCCGTCTTGCCTTTGGATGCAATATCGGTGCGTATTTCGGCGGGATCGCTTCATTCAGCCTTCACGGGTATGTATGGGGGATTGTAGCCCTTTCCGGAACATTCCTTGCCCTCTATCTGAGGCCGATATTCGGATTGTCCGTACCGAAGCCTAAAGATACCTTCTGCTAA